The Endozoicomonas montiporae CL-33 genome contains a region encoding:
- the gluQRS gene encoding tRNA glutamyl-Q(34) synthetase GluQRS has product MTISPYVGRFAPSPTGPLHFGSLVAALASYLDARHQDGTWLVRMEDIDPPREQPGAADKILKALDVYGLHWDGEVLYQSQRSNAYEEAMEQLKQSQAIYPCTCSRKQLQPYQGIYPGLCRNASLNTLPDKPYAWRLNSQDEIIEFDDRIQGHQQFDMKALGDFIVQRKERLFAYQLAVCVDDEFQKITHIVRGNDLIDSTPRQISLQSALGMNKVTYAHIPVIVQDNGDKLSKQNLAPELPLDNPRPLLLKALQALGHVPPKGLEGESTTYIINWGAENWNPDKIIRSSSLLESDL; this is encoded by the coding sequence ATGACCATTTCGCCGTACGTTGGACGATTTGCCCCTTCTCCCACAGGCCCCCTGCATTTTGGCTCGCTGGTTGCAGCTTTAGCCAGCTATCTCGACGCTCGCCATCAGGATGGAACCTGGCTGGTTCGTATGGAAGATATTGACCCACCCAGAGAACAGCCGGGTGCTGCGGATAAAATTCTGAAAGCCCTGGACGTGTACGGACTGCACTGGGATGGAGAGGTGCTTTACCAGAGCCAGCGTAGTAACGCTTATGAAGAGGCCATGGAGCAACTGAAACAATCTCAGGCCATTTACCCCTGTACCTGCTCACGCAAACAACTACAACCCTATCAGGGTATTTACCCCGGATTGTGCCGCAATGCTTCCCTGAACACTCTTCCGGATAAACCTTATGCCTGGCGGCTGAACAGTCAGGACGAAATCATTGAGTTTGATGACCGGATTCAGGGACATCAGCAGTTTGATATGAAAGCACTGGGCGACTTTATTGTGCAGCGCAAGGAAAGGCTTTTTGCTTACCAGCTGGCGGTTTGTGTAGACGACGAGTTTCAGAAGATTACGCACATCGTTCGTGGCAACGACCTGATCGATTCCACCCCACGGCAAATCAGCCTGCAATCTGCTCTTGGCATGAATAAGGTAACTTATGCCCATATTCCAGTGATTGTTCAGGACAATGGTGACAAGCTCAGTAAACAGAATCTCGCTCCTGAACTACCTCTGGACAATCCGCGACCACTGCTGTTGAAAGCATTACAGGCGTTGGGGCATGTGCCTCCGAAAGGTCTGGAGGGTGAAAGCACAACATATATTATTAACTGGGGTGCAGAAAACTGGAACCCGGACAAAATCATCAGATCTTCTTCCCTGCTCGAAAGTGACCTTTGA
- a CDS encoding DegT/DnrJ/EryC1/StrS family aminotransferase: MISMVDPTVWHASIQNELEQAALEVLRSGRFIMGSNVAAFEQEVAEYLGSRYAISCANGTDALVLALTAAGIVAGDEVITTPFSFFATAEAIVQVGACPVFVDINPESFNLDVDLLEQALSDKTKAVLPVHLFGLPVEVKKIQAFCHQHGLWLLEDCAQSFGASVEGQHTGTYGHFGCFSFFPSKNLGGFGDGGLVITQDKALAEQLIQLRNHGSQQPYLHHQIGYNSRLDELQAALLRVKLRHIDEYNRQRQQVAEWYWQAFCRSDIQLPEGEGHVFHQYTVLLEHRDLVRQALEQNHIASAIYYQMPLHRQPALMDVAKFSQLPVAEKISRHCLSLPVFPGMSQNQVNTVAEQVLLFGSGH; this comes from the coding sequence ATGATTTCAATGGTTGATCCAACCGTCTGGCACGCTTCTATACAGAACGAACTGGAGCAGGCAGCACTGGAAGTGCTGCGCTCAGGACGTTTTATCATGGGAAGCAACGTCGCGGCTTTTGAGCAGGAAGTGGCGGAATATCTTGGCAGTCGATACGCCATCAGTTGTGCCAACGGAACCGATGCACTGGTGCTGGCCTTAACCGCTGCTGGCATTGTAGCAGGAGATGAAGTGATCACCACTCCGTTCTCTTTTTTTGCTACTGCCGAAGCCATTGTTCAGGTGGGTGCCTGCCCGGTGTTTGTGGATATTAATCCAGAGTCTTTTAACCTTGATGTTGATCTATTGGAACAGGCGTTGTCTGACAAGACTAAAGCTGTTTTGCCAGTTCACTTGTTTGGTTTGCCTGTCGAGGTCAAAAAGATTCAGGCATTCTGTCATCAGCATGGGTTATGGCTACTGGAAGATTGCGCACAGTCGTTTGGTGCTTCAGTTGAGGGGCAGCATACGGGTACCTACGGCCACTTCGGGTGTTTCAGTTTTTTCCCCAGTAAAAACCTGGGTGGGTTTGGGGACGGTGGCCTGGTGATTACACAGGATAAGGCACTGGCAGAGCAGCTGATCCAGCTTCGTAATCATGGCAGCCAGCAGCCTTACCTTCATCACCAGATAGGCTACAATAGTCGTCTGGATGAACTTCAGGCCGCTTTGTTGAGAGTAAAGTTGCGGCATATCGATGAATACAACCGGCAACGACAACAGGTGGCTGAATGGTACTGGCAGGCATTTTGCCGCAGCGATATACAGCTGCCGGAAGGTGAGGGGCATGTTTTCCATCAGTACACTGTGTTGCTGGAACATCGCGATCTGGTCAGGCAGGCTCTGGAGCAAAACCATATAGCCAGCGCGATTTATTATCAGATGCCTTTGCATCGTCAGCCTGCGCTGATGGATGTGGCAAAGTTCAGCCAACTGCCAGTGGCTGAAAAGATAAGTCGCCACTGCCTGTCTTTACCTGTTTTTCCCGGTATGAGTCAGAATCAGGTGAACACGGTAGCAGAGCAGGTGCTTTTGTTCGGATCTGGACATTAG
- the dksA gene encoding RNA polymerase-binding protein DksA, whose amino-acid sequence MSAQKKADQGNLLRSFTPYQEKDGEEYMNDKQVEHFTNILRQWKQELMEEVDRTVNHMQDEAANFPDPADRASQEEEFSLELRARDRERKLIRKIEKTLTRIEEEDYGFCDSCGVEIGVRRLEARPTATLCIDCKTLAEIKERQLGQ is encoded by the coding sequence ATGTCAGCACAGAAAAAAGCGGATCAAGGTAATCTGCTCCGTTCCTTCACTCCATACCAGGAGAAGGACGGCGAAGAGTACATGAATGACAAACAGGTCGAGCACTTCACCAACATCCTCAGGCAGTGGAAGCAGGAGTTGATGGAGGAAGTGGATCGGACCGTAAACCACATGCAGGACGAAGCCGCGAACTTCCCTGACCCGGCAGACCGTGCCAGTCAGGAAGAAGAGTTCAGTCTGGAACTTCGTGCCCGCGACCGCGAGCGTAAGCTGATTCGCAAGATCGAAAAAACTCTGACTCGTATTGAGGAAGAAGATTATGGTTTTTGTGATTCCTGCGGGGTGGAGATCGGTGTTCGTCGTCTGGAAGCTCGTCCTACTGCGACACTTTGCATTGACTGCAAAACTCTGGCAGAGATTAAGGAAAGGCAGCTGGGTCAATAA
- a CDS encoding MotA/TolQ/ExbB proton channel family protein, with translation MITEQIASMGMMGWPLAVASCLSFALILERLLTYAMLPSLNRKNMHKLFDEVRGCASCRNTKNSVCKNLRNGKGIRHGIAVLLSHNSANKEMREEVAGLWLLKQKRHLHSWLKPLMLIGILAPMLGLLGTVMGLIEMFRNIAAVQGPVTPDILADGLWVAMFTTAFGLIVAIPSLAAAHGLGVWANHYMARLEFAMNHANLLLEGLKMDEHGLADESEGTTPCLKAVAA, from the coding sequence ATGATCACTGAACAGATTGCTTCAATGGGAATGATGGGCTGGCCACTGGCAGTGGCTTCCTGTCTGAGTTTTGCCCTGATTCTTGAACGACTTTTGACGTATGCCATGCTGCCGTCTCTGAACCGGAAGAACATGCATAAGCTGTTTGATGAAGTGCGTGGCTGTGCCAGCTGTCGCAACACTAAAAACAGTGTGTGCAAAAACCTGAGAAACGGCAAAGGCATTCGCCACGGTATTGCTGTTCTTCTGAGCCATAACAGTGCCAACAAGGAAATGCGTGAAGAAGTGGCAGGTCTGTGGCTGTTGAAACAGAAACGTCACCTGCACTCCTGGCTCAAGCCTCTGATGCTGATTGGTATTCTGGCACCTATGTTGGGTCTGCTCGGTACGGTTATGGGTCTGATTGAAATGTTCCGCAACATTGCTGCCGTTCAGGGGCCCGTGACTCCGGATATTCTGGCTGACGGCTTATGGGTTGCCATGTTCACTACCGCATTTGGTCTGATTGTTGCCATTCCGTCTCTGGCTGCTGCCCATGGTCTGGGCGTATGGGCTAATCACTACATGGCCCGTCTGGAATTTGCCATGAACCACGCCAATCTATTGCTGGAAGGTTTGAAAATGGACGAGCACGGTCTGGCAGATGAATCCGAAGGCACAACACCTTGCCTGAAGGCGGTTGCCGCATGA
- a CDS encoding TonB-dependent hemoglobin/transferrin/lactoferrin family receptor: MQLFRRMSVGTLKFFEEVQTHMNPSLIRKSSLSVAIASIVATTAVAQEAPRTQPTLMNQVTVSATRTERELDDIASSVSVITADDAEKQVVGNIRDLVRYEPGVEVTDGGRFGLGGFNIRGMDKNRVKISVDGVDQAKAFGYEKFIQSQRNFFDIDNMKQVDIVKGPASTLHGSDAIGGVVAFTTKDPADYLKAEGDDTYASIKAGYSSADSSNNQSMTIANRSGDLESMLIYNRRSGNEMETYGGGYDGKGVSREEADPQNYKNQSLLGKLQYQINDDHRIGLTAEWAEGESDIIEYSSYGTSTNGMPGETYGDFRADDETKRQRLGVFHEWDAYNAAFDTVKWSLNWQESESNQVSEVERKSFQGGDRRRLDYTYTETSWQFDTTFNKEVLMGSADHLFTYGFNYENKKQDNLNKTYTLTGNNPGTPEVERYAPVATTNQFGVFLQDEISLMNDRLTVTPGIRYDRFEIDTKVDDRYQNGKDVGDRTHNSWTGRLGTVYKVNDAVSVFAQYSEGYSVPDLFALYFEKTDVPAVQVLANPDLKPERSQSIEAGFRLNGDLGSMEVTAFYNTYDDFSEQVYLGRGGGIFNPQIFQYQNLDDTTIKGIELKGMMWLDQFGAPEGSRLNGAVAYAHGRGTVTDMDGVLHENEPLNSIAPLKAFVGLGYDAPYQDWGGDLSLTLVSRKKTRDISNTDSEGSMDDHGGRQFATPGYGLVDLTAYYKPHQDITLSAGIFNIGDKKYWMWDDVRGFSNDYAGINRLTQPGRNYSVSVKWEI; this comes from the coding sequence TTGCAACTGTTTCGTCGAATGAGTGTCGGCACACTGAAGTTTTTTGAAGAAGTACAGACACACATGAATCCATCCCTGATCCGCAAAAGCAGCCTTTCTGTTGCCATTGCTTCCATTGTTGCCACGACAGCTGTCGCGCAGGAAGCTCCCCGTACCCAGCCAACCCTGATGAATCAGGTAACGGTTTCGGCGACACGTACCGAGCGGGAACTGGATGATATTGCAAGCAGCGTATCTGTGATTACGGCTGATGATGCAGAGAAGCAGGTGGTTGGAAATATCCGTGATCTGGTGAGATATGAGCCTGGTGTAGAAGTTACCGACGGTGGTCGCTTTGGTCTGGGTGGATTTAACATCCGCGGTATGGATAAAAACCGGGTTAAAATTTCTGTGGATGGCGTAGACCAGGCTAAGGCATTTGGTTACGAAAAGTTTATCCAGTCTCAGCGCAACTTTTTTGATATCGACAATATGAAGCAGGTAGACATTGTTAAAGGTCCTGCTTCTACTCTGCATGGCAGTGATGCAATTGGTGGTGTTGTTGCCTTCACAACCAAAGATCCGGCTGACTATCTGAAAGCAGAAGGTGACGACACTTACGCGTCCATTAAAGCGGGCTATAGCAGTGCAGACTCAAGCAATAACCAGTCTATGACCATTGCTAATCGTTCTGGTGATCTGGAAAGTATGCTGATTTATAACCGTCGTAGTGGTAATGAAATGGAAACCTACGGTGGCGGTTACGATGGAAAAGGCGTTTCTCGAGAAGAAGCTGACCCACAAAACTATAAAAACCAGAGTTTGCTGGGTAAACTGCAATATCAGATAAACGACGATCATCGTATTGGGCTGACCGCTGAATGGGCAGAAGGTGAGTCCGACATTATTGAATACTCCAGCTATGGCACGTCTACAAATGGTATGCCCGGTGAAACTTATGGTGACTTCCGTGCTGATGATGAAACCAAGCGTCAACGTCTCGGTGTTTTCCATGAGTGGGATGCCTACAATGCCGCATTTGATACTGTAAAGTGGTCGCTTAACTGGCAGGAAAGTGAATCTAACCAAGTCTCAGAAGTTGAACGTAAATCATTTCAGGGTGGTGATCGTCGCAGACTCGATTACACCTATACAGAAACCAGCTGGCAGTTTGATACCACTTTCAATAAAGAAGTGTTGATGGGAAGTGCCGACCATCTGTTCACCTACGGTTTCAACTATGAAAACAAAAAACAGGATAACCTGAACAAAACGTATACCTTGACTGGTAATAATCCAGGGACCCCAGAGGTCGAGCGTTATGCGCCCGTAGCCACTACAAATCAGTTTGGCGTGTTTCTTCAGGATGAAATCAGCTTGATGAATGATCGACTGACTGTGACACCGGGTATCCGCTACGATCGCTTTGAAATCGACACCAAAGTTGATGACCGCTACCAGAATGGTAAGGATGTGGGTGACCGAACTCATAACAGCTGGACTGGTCGCTTAGGTACTGTCTACAAAGTCAATGACGCTGTTTCTGTATTTGCCCAGTACAGTGAGGGCTACAGTGTTCCAGACCTGTTTGCGTTGTACTTTGAAAAGACCGATGTTCCTGCTGTGCAAGTGCTGGCAAATCCAGACTTGAAACCAGAGCGCAGCCAGTCAATTGAAGCAGGTTTCAGGCTGAATGGCGATCTGGGTAGCATGGAAGTGACAGCTTTCTATAACACTTATGATGATTTCAGTGAGCAAGTTTATCTGGGCAGAGGCGGCGGTATTTTTAATCCGCAGATTTTCCAGTATCAGAATCTGGATGATACGACGATCAAAGGGATTGAGCTTAAAGGTATGATGTGGCTCGATCAGTTTGGTGCACCCGAAGGTTCCCGTTTGAATGGTGCAGTAGCATACGCCCATGGTCGGGGTACCGTCACAGATATGGATGGTGTGCTGCATGAAAACGAACCGCTGAACAGTATTGCTCCTCTGAAAGCATTTGTTGGCCTTGGCTATGACGCACCTTATCAGGATTGGGGTGGCGACCTCTCTTTAACTCTGGTTTCCCGTAAGAAGACACGAGATATCTCAAATACTGATTCAGAAGGCAGTATGGATGATCATGGTGGTCGTCAATTTGCCACGCCAGGTTATGGATTAGTTGATTTGACAGCCTATTACAAGCCTCATCAGGACATCACTCTAAGTGCCGGTATCTTTAATATTGGCGATAAAAAGTACTGGATGTGGGACGATGTTCGTGGCTTCTCTAATGACTATGCCGGTATTAACCGCCTGACCCAGCCGGGCCGCAACTACTCCGTCAGCGTGAAATGGGAAATCTAA
- the sfsA gene encoding DNA/RNA nuclease SfsA yields MKYPEILQEGRLIRRYKRFMADIELANGEQITLHCPNTGSMKNCLYPGHRVWYSDSHNPKRKYPCTWEQAEIPVAFNGRERMTLAGLNTVRANPLVEELLQAGKVASLAHYGNIRREVKYGVENSRIDFLLTGEALPDCYLEVKSVTLAMGDGLGLFPDAVTSRGTKHLRELMEICESGGRAVLFFCVQHTGIDRVSPADEIDPKYGAALREAIKAGVEVVAWGAELSPEGIELKRELPVLVEQHFNQSETVSGK; encoded by the coding sequence ATGAAATATCCAGAAATTCTTCAGGAAGGCCGTCTGATCCGGCGTTACAAGCGTTTTATGGCCGACATTGAGCTGGCAAACGGTGAGCAGATTACGTTGCATTGTCCGAATACCGGCTCCATGAAAAACTGCCTCTACCCCGGTCACCGTGTCTGGTATTCCGATTCCCATAATCCCAAACGCAAATACCCCTGCACCTGGGAGCAGGCTGAAATTCCCGTTGCCTTCAACGGCAGGGAACGTATGACTCTGGCAGGTCTCAATACGGTCAGGGCAAACCCTCTGGTTGAAGAGTTACTGCAGGCAGGAAAAGTCGCGTCGCTGGCACATTACGGCAACATTCGACGGGAAGTGAAATACGGTGTTGAGAACAGTCGCATTGATTTTTTGCTGACCGGTGAAGCTTTGCCCGACTGCTATCTGGAAGTGAAAAGCGTCACTCTGGCCATGGGTGACGGATTAGGCCTTTTTCCTGATGCTGTCACCAGTCGTGGTACAAAACATTTGCGTGAGCTCATGGAGATTTGCGAAAGCGGTGGACGGGCGGTGTTGTTTTTTTGTGTGCAGCATACCGGGATTGACCGGGTGTCACCTGCTGATGAAATAGATCCAAAATATGGCGCAGCGTTGCGTGAAGCGATCAAAGCAGGGGTTGAAGTGGTGGCATGGGGGGCAGAACTTTCGCCGGAAGGTATTGAACTGAAAAGGGAGTTGCCGGTTCTGGTTGAACAGCATTTCAACCAGTCTGAAACCGTCAGTGGAAAATAA
- a CDS encoding energy transducer TonB translates to MPRKLIFTLLASIAAHAAVAYQLIHKTEEEQHTISMGSVKAPISMTFSTVTLPEPEPQPEPKPKPKPEIEPPPEPEPEPPEPKKDTLVIPDPIPEPEPEEEVVEEEIPEPVIEQVVESALEETEVEGLSDEPVFVSEPEILNWTQPRYPRSAQRRNQQGVVMLEVTVDEDGKALTISVLESSGFDTLDRSAIAAVESWEFKPQRRNNHFVQSRVHVPVAFQLN, encoded by the coding sequence ATGCCTAGGAAACTGATATTTACGTTGCTCGCTTCCATTGCCGCTCACGCCGCAGTGGCATACCAGCTCATCCATAAAACAGAGGAAGAGCAGCACACCATCAGCATGGGCAGTGTGAAAGCACCGATCAGCATGACTTTTTCAACCGTGACGCTGCCTGAACCGGAACCTCAGCCAGAACCCAAACCCAAGCCAAAACCGGAAATAGAGCCGCCTCCCGAACCGGAACCCGAGCCGCCAGAGCCCAAGAAAGACACATTGGTGATTCCCGACCCGATCCCTGAGCCAGAGCCAGAAGAAGAAGTGGTTGAGGAAGAGATTCCGGAACCGGTAATCGAACAAGTGGTTGAAAGCGCCCTTGAAGAAACCGAGGTTGAAGGCTTAAGCGATGAACCCGTATTTGTCAGTGAGCCGGAAATACTGAACTGGACGCAGCCCCGATACCCACGTTCGGCTCAGCGTCGAAATCAGCAGGGTGTTGTCATGCTGGAAGTCACCGTTGATGAAGACGGCAAGGCGCTCACCATTTCGGTTTTGGAATCATCAGGCTTCGATACACTCGACCGGTCAGCCATTGCCGCCGTAGAAAGCTGGGAGTTTAAACCCCAGAGACGCAACAACCATTTTGTTCAGTCACGGGTGCATGTACCGGTGGCTTTCCAACTGAATTAA
- a CDS encoding Gfo/Idh/MocA family protein: MLRTAVIGTGYLGRFHAQKYVQLPDNELIGVVDIDKERGGKVADECRTRFFVDYRELFGKVDAVSIAVPTCHHYQVALDCLQAGVHILIEKPICDNTEHSRRLVNLAREKSLIMQVGFLERFNPVLSDIRPMVQAPRFIESHRLAGFKPRSMDINVIMDIMIHDLDIVLDLVDSPISQIAANGASVLSRSVDIAQARLSFASGCVANITASRISENSKRKMRIFQQDACLSIDFQNFSVKQYFKGKGEQYPGVPSIEHKAFSYVDSDSLKREIADFIHCVRFRKTPRVCGESGHRALEVATRISDIIAGAEQ; this comes from the coding sequence ATGCTCAGGACCGCGGTTATTGGTACGGGTTATCTTGGGCGATTTCATGCGCAGAAATACGTTCAATTACCTGACAACGAATTGATAGGTGTGGTTGATATTGATAAAGAGCGGGGAGGTAAGGTTGCAGATGAATGCAGAACCCGGTTTTTTGTCGATTATCGTGAACTTTTTGGCAAGGTTGATGCGGTCAGCATTGCTGTTCCTACGTGTCACCATTATCAGGTAGCCCTGGATTGTTTACAGGCAGGCGTTCATATTCTGATAGAAAAACCCATCTGCGATAACACTGAACATTCCCGCAGGTTGGTGAATCTGGCACGGGAAAAATCGTTGATCATGCAGGTGGGGTTTCTGGAGCGATTTAACCCTGTGTTATCCGATATACGCCCAATGGTTCAGGCGCCACGGTTTATTGAGTCTCACCGGCTGGCCGGTTTTAAACCACGCTCTATGGATATCAATGTCATCATGGACATCATGATTCATGATCTTGATATTGTGCTGGATCTGGTGGATTCCCCAATCAGTCAGATTGCTGCCAATGGTGCGAGCGTTCTTTCCCGTTCTGTGGATATCGCTCAGGCCCGGCTGTCCTTTGCCAGCGGTTGTGTGGCAAACATCACAGCCAGCCGGATCAGTGAAAACAGTAAGCGCAAGATGAGGATCTTTCAGCAGGATGCCTGTCTTAGCATTGATTTCCAGAACTTCTCGGTCAAACAGTACTTCAAGGGAAAGGGTGAACAGTATCCCGGCGTTCCATCAATTGAGCACAAAGCCTTCAGCTATGTGGATAGCGATTCGCTGAAACGCGAGATTGCTGACTTTATTCATTGTGTCCGGTTTCGCAAAACGCCAAGAGTTTGTGGTGAAAGCGGTCACAGGGCACTGGAAGTGGCTACCCGGATTTCAGACATCATTGCCGGAGCTGAACAATGA
- a CDS encoding ChaN family lipoprotein, producing MFLRRIIQNIIVQSSLFTDWPNAIRAGSKDRAMTKLTKICFVILAFTLAGCAQLSRDQEPSKPSAEIWDSSNKRWINETELAKGLQDARYIVVGELHQSRYLQNQLLNLLKTLNKEQWLEAVAMDSLQSKLNAEELTYLEQLEKQSPALHSRYKSLIEWLEQEEIPVIAAAVPMDKLQAMKDKEARKWLKAQTGKALSEQQMQQLRTIMSQSHPASKDNLEEKVDYLLAAQQLQDYFMARMLLAVKENSVLITRAFHARNDLGLAPYLKAGEPDAKVKSLLMISTDDDDEVQDELKAMSRQYDYIWLKHHGKSLMLAPAGDKVKQSEQQK from the coding sequence ATGTTTCTGCGCCGGATTATCCAGAACATCATTGTCCAGTCGTCGTTATTCACCGACTGGCCTAACGCGATCCGGGCAGGCTCCAAGGATCGCGCCATGACAAAACTGACAAAAATATGCTTCGTTATCCTCGCTTTCACGCTGGCAGGCTGTGCCCAATTAAGCAGAGATCAGGAACCCTCCAAACCGTCTGCAGAGATCTGGGACAGTAGTAACAAGCGCTGGATCAATGAAACCGAGCTGGCAAAGGGCTTGCAGGATGCACGCTACATTGTGGTGGGTGAATTGCACCAGAGTCGTTATCTTCAGAACCAGCTGCTAAACCTTCTCAAGACCCTGAATAAAGAACAGTGGCTGGAAGCGGTTGCCATGGACTCGCTGCAGTCAAAGTTGAATGCAGAAGAGCTGACTTATCTGGAACAGCTCGAAAAGCAGAGTCCGGCACTTCACAGTCGTTATAAATCCCTGATCGAATGGCTGGAACAAGAAGAGATACCGGTGATTGCCGCAGCGGTTCCCATGGACAAGTTGCAGGCAATGAAAGACAAAGAAGCCAGAAAGTGGCTCAAAGCCCAAACAGGCAAAGCCTTGTCTGAACAGCAGATGCAACAGCTTCGAACCATCATGTCCCAAAGCCATCCGGCCTCCAAAGACAACCTTGAAGAAAAAGTGGATTACCTGCTGGCAGCCCAGCAACTACAGGATTATTTTATGGCTCGAATGCTGCTGGCTGTGAAGGAAAACTCGGTTCTGATTACCCGGGCGTTTCATGCCCGTAATGATCTGGGACTGGCACCTTACCTGAAAGCGGGCGAACCAGACGCTAAAGTGAAGAGTCTGCTGATGATATCCACCGATGACGACGATGAAGTGCAGGATGAACTTAAAGCCATGTCTCGTCAGTACGATTACATCTGGCTGAAACATCATGGCAAAAGCCTGATGCTGGCTCCTGCCGGTGACAAGGTTAAACAATCCGAACAGCAGAAATAA
- a CDS encoding WD40 repeat domain-containing protein, producing MKTTIYIGVITFIFSLLEVYAEEVRYLKPEEVATGDCDVWNAVFTTENQFVLTCGDSAEVWQTGGFETERQNVIHDTGWTDLVKGPENSYFATISGGGFKIKIWKVTPDGNPVFVSVHDNYKGTETRFDKIHSVVFDKNALFMMGDTGFVYIVGLDKAMKLGQLFTIHTRNVTSVAIDTKVTKVADTNITKVADTNITLAIALDNSKHQVILANLMSNQESIGGGFKYTSLFYPSTVRKLLFVPDDRLLAAVTDSGFEFRHVNDWSKAYHIASSVNCTDISYSKNGDIFVGVCDDKKAYLFRKGRSSIASIEVFNPVHFIKFDWNSGVNRFAVVLDSGNIVLWKLIYEGMSDGRASYYQSKIATLRHNGTVEKIEFGSSGQILTVSGGKARLWDEGVLIPSENTTDSDEHHLLVRKSGQVGSLTNISMIFLAALAAAHPNFLE from the coding sequence ATGAAAACTACAATATATATAGGTGTTATAACATTTATTTTTTCACTGCTTGAAGTTTATGCCGAAGAAGTCAGATACCTCAAACCTGAAGAAGTCGCCACTGGTGACTGTGATGTCTGGAATGCCGTCTTCACAACCGAAAACCAGTTTGTACTCACCTGCGGTGACTCTGCCGAGGTCTGGCAAACCGGAGGTTTTGAGACTGAACGTCAAAACGTAATACACGACACCGGCTGGACTGATTTAGTAAAAGGTCCAGAGAATAGCTATTTTGCAACAATATCAGGCGGTGGTTTTAAAATCAAAATATGGAAGGTTACACCAGACGGTAATCCAGTCTTTGTATCAGTCCATGATAATTACAAAGGCACAGAAACACGGTTTGACAAAATACACTCAGTCGTGTTTGACAAAAATGCTCTGTTTATGATGGGGGATACAGGCTTCGTCTACATTGTAGGACTGGATAAAGCTATGAAGCTGGGACAACTTTTTACCATACATACTCGCAACGTTACCTCCGTTGCTATCGATACGAAAGTTACCAAAGTAGCTGATACGAATATCACCAAAGTAGCTGATACGAATATAACACTAGCAATTGCCCTGGATAACAGCAAGCATCAAGTTATACTCGCTAATTTAATGTCTAATCAGGAAAGTATAGGGGGGGGTTTCAAATATACATCACTCTTCTACCCCAGCACTGTCCGAAAGCTGCTCTTCGTACCCGATGATCGCTTGCTCGCTGCTGTGACAGATTCAGGGTTTGAGTTCAGGCATGTTAACGATTGGAGTAAGGCTTATCATATAGCGTCATCCGTAAATTGCACAGATATCTCTTACAGTAAAAACGGGGATATCTTTGTTGGTGTTTGTGACGATAAAAAAGCGTATCTGTTTCGGAAAGGTCGTAGCAGTATCGCTTCTATTGAGGTATTCAACCCCGTTCATTTTATAAAATTTGACTGGAACTCTGGAGTAAACAGATTCGCAGTCGTTTTAGACAGTGGCAATATAGTTTTATGGAAGTTGATTTATGAAGGAATGTCCGACGGAAGAGCTAGCTACTACCAATCAAAAATCGCTACTTTGCGCCATAATGGCACTGTTGAAAAAATCGAGTTTGGCTCTTCTGGACAGATTCTGACAGTATCCGGTGGTAAAGCCAGGCTTTGGGATGAAGGCGTGTTAATACCTTCTGAAAACACAACTGACAGTGATGAGCATCATCTGCTGGTTCGAAAAAGCGGACAGGTTGGCTCGTTGACAAATATCAGCATGATCTTTCTGGCTGCATTAGCGGCAGCGCACCCTAATTTTCTGGAATAA
- a CDS encoding ExbD/TolR family protein produces MIRINDGEETSASFPAADLTPLLDVVFIVMVFLLFTANAQTLSLPINLPEASREQAEVTHEPKTLTVSILSEGKPWAVSEERYDSFEAFTAALLSEVQAEPDTTVLVAGDKEAPLGNLVQLMMFLSEHDITAAQVLMEDT; encoded by the coding sequence ATGATTCGCATTAACGACGGCGAAGAAACCAGTGCTTCGTTTCCAGCTGCCGACCTGACACCGCTGCTCGATGTTGTTTTTATCGTCATGGTGTTCCTGCTGTTCACCGCCAATGCCCAGACACTGAGCCTGCCGATAAACCTGCCGGAAGCCAGCCGGGAACAGGCCGAAGTCACCCATGAGCCAAAAACCCTGACCGTCAGCATTCTTTCCGAAGGCAAGCCCTGGGCGGTGTCTGAAGAACGCTACGACAGTTTTGAAGCCTTTACCGCTGCTCTGTTGAGCGAAGTACAGGCGGAACCGGACACCACCGTTCTGGTAGCAGGTGATAAAGAAGCACCGCTGGGGAACCTGGTTCAATTGATGATGTTTCTCAGTGAGCACGACATCACCGCAGCACAGGTATTAATGGAGGACACCTGA